A window of Desulfobacterales bacterium contains these coding sequences:
- a CDS encoding RnfABCDGE type electron transport complex subunit A: MGDIFVLIISCIFINNILLAQYLGVCPFMGTSKKMETAAGMAMAVIFVMVLAAVITWIINTYFLVTLGIEFLRTIAFILVIASLVQFVEMFLKKSIPALYAGLGIFLPLITTNCSVMGVCLINIQEENTFVQALISAIAYAIGFGLALILFAGVRERVMLGRVPKPLQDTSIGLVTAGIISLAFFAFKGMV, encoded by the coding sequence ATGGGCGATATTTTTGTTCTGATTATCAGTTGTATCTTTATCAACAACATCCTGCTGGCTCAGTATCTGGGCGTCTGCCCCTTTATGGGGACCTCCAAAAAAATGGAGACAGCGGCAGGCATGGCCATGGCGGTGATATTTGTAATGGTGCTGGCAGCGGTCATCACCTGGATTATCAACACCTATTTTCTGGTCACCCTTGGTATTGAATTTTTACGCACCATTGCATTTATTCTGGTCATTGCCTCACTTGTCCAGTTTGTGGAGATGTTTCTCAAAAAAAGCATTCCCGCCCTTTATGCCGGCCTTGGCATATTTCTGCCATTGATCACCACCAATTGTTCGGTTATGGGCGTTTGTCTCATCAATATTCAGGAGGAAAATACATTTGTACAAGCCCTTATTTCCGCAATTGCCTATGCCATTGGCTTCGGGCTGGCGCTGATCCTGTTTGCCGGCGTGCGAGAGCGCGTTATGCTGGGAAGGGTGCCCAAACCTTTGCAGGATACCTCTATTGGATTGGTGACAGCGGGTATCATTTCCCTGGCCTTTTTTGCCTTCAAGGGAATGGTGTAA
- a CDS encoding electron transport complex subunit E, which yields MAKTLAQEFTKGLWEEIPPFRLVLGLCPTLAVTKSVQNGIGMGIATTFVLVFSNLLVSLLRDVIPSKIRIACFIIIIATFVTVVELLMQAFAYPLYLQLGIFIPLIVVNCIVLGRSEAFASKNKPVYAIADGLGIGVGFTLSLGVLGAVREVLGEGTFYGMQVFGSSFEPFTFMVEAPGAFVCLGLLLCLMNLAGSR from the coding sequence ATGGCAAAAACACTGGCTCAGGAATTTACCAAAGGCTTATGGGAAGAGATCCCGCCGTTTCGACTGGTGCTCGGGCTGTGCCCGACGCTGGCGGTCACCAAATCCGTTCAAAACGGCATAGGAATGGGAATAGCTACCACATTTGTGCTGGTTTTTTCTAATTTACTGGTTTCACTCCTGCGGGATGTTATTCCCTCAAAGATACGCATTGCCTGTTTTATCATTATTATTGCGACCTTTGTAACTGTCGTCGAACTCTTGATGCAGGCCTTTGCCTATCCGCTCTATCTTCAGCTGGGAATCTTTATTCCCCTGATCGTTGTCAACTGCATCGTGCTCGGCCGGTCCGAGGCATTTGCCTCAAAGAATAAGCCGGTGTACGCCATCGCAGACGGCCTTGGCATCGGCGTTGGCTTCACCCTGTCTCTGGGCGTTCTGGGAGCGGTCCGGGAAGTCCTGGGCGAGGGAACCTTTTACGGTATGCAGGTTTTTGGATCGTCCTTTGAACCCTTTACCTTTATGGTCGAGGCGCCGGGGGCGTTTGTCTGCTTAGGCCTGTTGCTCTGCTTGATGAATCTTGCCGGCAGTCGATAA
- a CDS encoding RnfABCDGE type electron transport complex subunit G has translation MREMVKMVIVLTLLSSLSGGLLAAIRNNTQDRIDSQVLKFVKGPAIQRIMEGAANNPIADRFAIQIDDTKKNFFVGVFDGEPKVVAFETKGSGYGGDVGVMVAVNVETGKIRGVSVTTHNETPGLGARVETDEDFKSQFQGVPIGSQPKVKPDGGNITALSGATVTSRAVCKAVSRAGELFERVKPKISEKLSTFSG, from the coding sequence ATGCGTGAAATGGTAAAAATGGTCATCGTGCTGACGTTGCTCAGCAGTTTATCCGGCGGCCTGCTGGCGGCCATCCGCAATAATACGCAGGACCGGATCGACAGTCAGGTGCTGAAGTTTGTAAAGGGCCCGGCCATTCAAAGAATAATGGAAGGTGCCGCTAATAACCCCATTGCGGATCGATTCGCGATCCAAATCGATGATACGAAAAAAAACTTTTTCGTGGGGGTATTTGACGGCGAGCCCAAAGTTGTGGCGTTTGAGACCAAGGGCAGCGGTTATGGCGGCGATGTGGGTGTTATGGTGGCCGTAAATGTTGAAACCGGAAAAATACGCGGGGTCAGCGTCACCACGCATAATGAGACGCCGGGTCTCGGGGCTCGGGTGGAAACGGATGAGGATTTCAAAAGCCAGTTCCAGGGCGTGCCCATTGGGTCTCAACCCAAGGTCAAACCGGACGGCGGCAATATCACGGCCTTATCCGGCGCCACCGTTACTTCCCGTGCGGTATGCAAGGCGGTTAGCCGGGCGGGGGAGCTTTTTGAGAGGGTGAAGCCGAAAATTTCAGAAAAGCTGTCAACTTTTTCCGGATAA
- a CDS encoding RnfABCDGE type electron transport complex subunit D: MAESIKLTVSHAPFWHNGSQISVKNYNILAVTLLAVIPGLLQYGLPALSVVALSISSAMLWELAMNYLTRRPVSIGDGNAALLGMLFAMMLPATTPWWVVIVGTFFTIVIGKQIYGGLGGNPFHPAVLAAAVLMLSWGGYFDFNEALVNYQFDFNPIYPLVLVKSFGAGAVDGFSNADLLLGRQVGGIGTSFGLGLVIAGIYLMLRGYIRWEIAISFIAGMFVTAFCFHQANPDVYASGSFHLLTGYSLFGAFFLATEDSSSPVNFIPMLIYGALGGFLTVLIRNIGTHVDGVIFAILVINLANPLIDKIRPKTSRKVINYA; this comes from the coding sequence ATGGCTGAGTCCATCAAACTGACCGTTTCCCATGCCCCGTTCTGGCATAATGGCAGTCAGATTTCCGTTAAGAATTATAATATTCTGGCAGTCACCCTCCTGGCAGTGATTCCCGGCCTCTTGCAATACGGCCTCCCTGCCTTGTCCGTGGTGGCCTTATCGATTTCCTCGGCCATGTTATGGGAGCTGGCCATGAACTATTTGACCCGCCGGCCCGTTTCAATCGGTGATGGAAACGCCGCGCTTTTGGGGATGCTGTTTGCCATGATGCTGCCGGCCACCACCCCCTGGTGGGTTGTAATTGTGGGGACCTTTTTTACCATTGTCATCGGCAAGCAGATATACGGCGGCCTTGGCGGCAACCCCTTTCATCCCGCTGTGCTGGCCGCGGCCGTGCTGATGCTGTCCTGGGGCGGCTATTTTGATTTTAACGAGGCGCTGGTCAATTATCAGTTTGACTTCAACCCAATCTATCCGCTGGTTCTGGTTAAATCTTTTGGCGCCGGGGCTGTGGACGGATTCAGTAACGCTGATCTGCTGCTCGGCCGCCAGGTCGGCGGCATCGGCACCTCCTTTGGGCTGGGCCTTGTTATCGCCGGCATCTATCTGATGCTGCGGGGCTATATCCGCTGGGAAATTGCCATTTCATTTATTGCCGGGATGTTTGTCACCGCTTTTTGCTTCCATCAGGCCAATCCGGATGTCTATGCCAGCGGCAGCTTTCATCTGCTGACGGGCTATTCCCTGTTCGGGGCTTTTTTCCTGGCCACCGAGGATTCCTCCTCACCGGTCAATTTTATTCCCATGTTGATTTATGGAGCGCTTGGCGGGTTTTTGACGGTGCTGATCCGCAATATCGGTACCCATGTTGACGGGGTAATTTTTGCCATCCTGGTCATCAACCTGGCCAATCCATTAATCGATAAAATCAGACCCAAGACCTCCCGAAAGGTGATCAATTATGCGTGA